The following proteins come from a genomic window of Thermodesulfovibrionales bacterium:
- the pheA gene encoding prephenate dehydratase translates to DRAHFGVVPIENSTEGVVSYTLDMFMDFDLYISGEIMLEISHNLLSITGERSKIKRIYSHPQATAQCRRWLEKNMPGIEIIEATSTAKAAELASKDPEGAAIAGDLAAQYYNLEFVERHIEDFKDNYTRFLVISKTMVPRTGRDKTSIMVSLKDRPGALHDLLTPFKDYRINLTKIESRPSKLKAWQYIFFIDLEGHTEDSRVKKALEKVKDICVDFRILGSYPRYE, encoded by the coding sequence GGACAGGGCTCACTTCGGTGTAGTGCCCATAGAGAATTCAACAGAAGGGGTTGTTAGCTACACCCTTGATATGTTCATGGATTTTGACCTTTATATCTCTGGAGAGATAATGCTCGAGATAAGTCATAATCTTCTTTCTATCACTGGAGAGAGGTCTAAAATAAAAAGGATCTATTCCCATCCCCAGGCAACAGCCCAGTGCAGGAGATGGCTCGAAAAGAATATGCCGGGCATAGAGATAATTGAAGCAACAAGTACAGCGAAGGCAGCAGAACTGGCGTCAAAGGATCCTGAGGGAGCGGCAATAGCAGGAGACCTGGCTGCCCAATATTATAACCTTGAATTTGTGGAAAGACACATAGAGGATTTTAAGGATAACTATACAAGGTTTCTTGTAATATCGAAGACAATGGTTCCCAGAACAGGAAGGGATAAGACATCCATAATGGTTTCTTTAAAAGACAGACCTGGTGCACTCCATGACCTTCTTACTCCTTTTAAAGATTACAGGATTAATCTTACAAAGATAGAATCAAGGCCCTCTAAATTGAAGGCCTGGCAGTACATATTCTTTATTGACCTTGAGGGCCATACAGAAGATAGCAGGGTCAAGAAGGCACTTGAGAAGGTCAAGGATATCTGCGTTGACTTCAGGATTCTTGGCTCCTATCCGAGATATGAGTGA